Proteins encoded together in one Streptomyces sp. NBC_01216 window:
- a CDS encoding DUF6328 family protein, with amino-acid sequence MVRGRHETAEERADRRWVELVQEIRVAQTGVQILFGFLLTVAFTARFPDLRPTDRTIYIVTVSLGAAATGALIGPVSFHRIVAGRRIKPQAVVWASRLTFVGLLLLLATLGSALLLVLRVTTGADYVPWLVAGLVVWCVLCWFLLPLWARRRYTSGPPEPRSGAGR; translated from the coding sequence CTGGTCCGCGGGCGACACGAGACGGCGGAGGAGCGCGCGGACCGCCGCTGGGTCGAACTGGTCCAGGAGATCAGGGTCGCCCAGACCGGGGTGCAGATCCTGTTCGGCTTCCTCCTGACGGTCGCCTTCACCGCGCGCTTCCCCGACCTGCGCCCCACCGACCGGACGATCTACATCGTCACCGTCTCGCTCGGCGCGGCGGCCACCGGGGCGTTGATCGGTCCGGTCTCCTTCCACCGGATCGTGGCGGGACGGCGGATCAAGCCCCAGGCGGTGGTGTGGGCCTCCCGTCTGACGTTCGTGGGCCTGCTGCTCCTGCTCGCCACCCTGGGCTCCGCGCTGTTGCTGGTCCTGCGGGTGACCACGGGGGCGGACTACGTGCCATGGCTGGTGGCCGGGCTGGTCGTCTGGTGCGTGCTGTGCTGGTTCCTGCTGCCCCTCTGGGCACGCCGCCGGTACACCAGCGGCCCCCCGGAGCCGCGCTCCGGAGCCGGGCGCTGA
- a CDS encoding ATP-dependent DNA ligase — MLLARLADASRLVAASSARSRKIAVLAGLFSDTAPEETPLVIAYLSGRLPQGRIGVGWSVLKDAVPPAVPPARQPTLTLSRTDAAMSALAAVSGAGSRTERVRRVRELMAAATLPEQEFLLRLLSGEVRQGALDAIALEGVARAAAVRSDDLRRAVMLEGSLPRVARAVLTDGAAALETFALRVGTPVLPMLAHTATSVTDAVAGLGPCAVEEKLDGIRIQVHRSGREVRVFTRSLDDITGRLPEVVDIAREATADGIVLDGEVIAVEPASGRPVPFQDIASRVGSRVDVAGARSALPLSPRFFDVLAADGETLIDRPGRERHEVLARLLPEASRVRRMVVTDPGSDAQAGAAERFFDDTLARGHEGVLVKSLDAPYSAGRRGRTWLKVKPVHTLDLVVLAAEWGHGRRTGLLSNLHLGARADDGGFVMLGKTFKGLTDEMLRWQTARLRELALEDDGFTVRVRPQLVVEIAYDGLQRSSRYPAGVTLRFARVVRHRPDKPAAQADTVHSVTRGA; from the coding sequence ATGCTGCTGGCCCGACTCGCGGACGCCTCCCGTCTGGTCGCCGCGTCATCCGCCCGCTCACGGAAGATCGCCGTGCTGGCCGGGCTGTTCTCCGACACGGCGCCCGAGGAGACCCCGCTGGTGATCGCCTACCTGTCGGGGCGGCTGCCGCAAGGACGGATCGGGGTGGGCTGGAGCGTCCTCAAGGACGCGGTCCCGCCCGCCGTGCCCCCGGCGCGGCAGCCCACGCTCACCCTCTCCCGCACCGACGCCGCCATGAGCGCGCTGGCCGCCGTCTCCGGCGCGGGTTCCCGCACCGAGCGGGTCCGGCGCGTCCGGGAGTTGATGGCCGCCGCCACGCTGCCCGAGCAGGAGTTCCTCCTCCGGCTGCTCTCCGGCGAGGTGCGCCAGGGGGCGCTCGACGCCATCGCGCTCGAAGGCGTCGCGCGGGCCGCCGCCGTCCGCTCGGACGACCTCCGCCGGGCCGTGATGCTGGAGGGCTCGCTGCCCCGGGTGGCCCGGGCGGTACTCACCGACGGTGCCGCCGCTCTGGAGACCTTCGCACTCAGGGTGGGGACCCCGGTCCTCCCGATGCTCGCCCATACCGCCACCTCCGTCACGGACGCCGTCGCCGGCCTCGGCCCCTGCGCCGTCGAGGAGAAACTGGACGGCATCCGGATCCAGGTGCACCGCAGCGGTCGGGAGGTCCGGGTGTTCACACGCTCGCTGGACGACATCACCGGACGGCTGCCCGAAGTAGTCGACATCGCCCGGGAGGCGACGGCCGACGGGATCGTCCTGGACGGGGAGGTCATCGCGGTCGAACCCGCCAGCGGCCGGCCCGTGCCCTTCCAGGACATCGCCTCCCGGGTCGGCTCCCGGGTGGACGTGGCCGGCGCACGCTCCGCCCTGCCCCTCTCGCCCCGCTTCTTCGACGTCCTCGCCGCCGACGGAGAGACGCTCATCGACCGCCCGGGGCGCGAGCGCCACGAGGTGCTGGCGCGGCTGCTGCCCGAGGCGTCGCGGGTGCGCCGCATGGTCGTCACCGATCCCGGTTCCGACGCCCAGGCGGGCGCTGCCGAGCGGTTCTTCGACGACACCCTCGCCAGGGGTCATGAAGGAGTCCTGGTCAAGTCGCTCGACGCGCCGTACAGCGCCGGCCGCAGGGGGCGCACCTGGTTGAAGGTGAAGCCCGTCCATACGCTCGACCTCGTCGTCCTCGCCGCCGAATGGGGCCACGGCCGCCGCACCGGTCTGCTGTCCAACCTGCACCTCGGCGCCCGCGCCGACGACGGCGGCTTCGTGATGCTCGGCAAGACCTTCAAGGGCCTCACCGACGAGATGCTCCGCTGGCAGACCGCGAGACTGCGTGAACTGGCCCTGGAGGACGACGGATTCACTGTGCGGGTCCGCCCCCAGCTCGTCGTGGAGATCGCCTACGACGGCCTCCAGCGTTCCAGCCGCTACCCCGCCGGTGTCACCCTGCGCTTCGCTCGGGTCGTCCGCCACCGGCCCGACAAGCCCGCGGCGCAGGCCGACACCGTCCACTCGGTGACTCGCGGCGCCTGA
- a CDS encoding roadblock/LC7 domain-containing protein: protein MALDKGLDWLLDDLTQRVEYIRHALVLSNDGLVTGTSSSLEREDAEHLAAVSSGLHSLARGSGRHFRAGRARQTMVEFDDALLFVTAAGEGSCLCVLSAAEADVGQVAYEMTLLVNRVGEHLGVAARLPGRMGVAEL, encoded by the coding sequence ATGGCGTTGGACAAGGGGCTGGACTGGCTCCTCGACGACCTGACGCAACGGGTCGAGTACATACGGCACGCACTCGTGCTGTCGAACGACGGCCTGGTGACGGGCACGAGCAGCAGCCTCGAGCGCGAGGACGCCGAGCATCTGGCGGCGGTCTCCTCGGGTCTGCACAGTCTGGCCCGGGGCTCGGGACGTCACTTCCGCGCGGGCCGGGCGCGGCAGACGATGGTGGAGTTCGACGACGCGCTGCTCTTCGTCACAGCGGCCGGCGAGGGCAGTTGCCTGTGCGTGCTGAGCGCAGCCGAGGCCGACGTGGGGCAGGTGGCGTACGAGATGACCCTGCTGGTGAACCGGGTCGGCGAGCACCTCGGGGTGGCGGCCCGGCTGCCGGGCCGGATGGGCGTCGCCGAGCTCTGA
- a CDS encoding PPOX class F420-dependent oxidoreductase has translation MAMMTEDQWRAFVSAGTRTGKLATVRADGGPHVVPVWFVLDGDDVVFTTGRNTVKGRSLARDGRVALCVDDERPPFAFVMLRGRAEISEDPEELRRWATRVGGRYMGEERAEEFGARNAVPGELLVRVRIEKVTAEGALAG, from the coding sequence ATGGCGATGATGACCGAGGATCAGTGGCGGGCCTTCGTGTCCGCGGGAACGCGTACCGGCAAGCTGGCGACGGTCCGTGCCGACGGCGGTCCCCATGTCGTGCCCGTCTGGTTCGTGCTCGACGGCGACGACGTCGTCTTCACCACGGGCCGCAACACGGTGAAGGGACGCAGTCTGGCGCGCGACGGCAGGGTCGCGCTCTGCGTCGACGACGAACGTCCGCCGTTCGCGTTCGTCATGCTCCGCGGCCGGGCCGAGATCAGCGAGGACCCGGAGGAACTCCGCCGCTGGGCGACGCGCGTCGGGGGCCGGTACATGGGCGAGGAGCGCGCCGAGGAGTTCGGCGCGCGCAACGCCGTCCCCGGCGAGCTGCTGGTCCGGGTACGGATCGAGAAGGTGACCGCGGAGGGTGCCCTCGCCGGCTGA
- a CDS encoding GTP-binding protein, translated as MAYERSESTGGGADSTALALKILVAGGFGVGKTTLVGAVSEIRPLRTEERLSRAGESVDDTGGVDQKSTTTVAMDFGRITIRSGLSLYLFGTPGQDRFWFLWDELSQGALGAVVLADTRRLEDCFPAVDYFERRRIPFVVAVNCFPGARSYGAHEVSRALDLDRGTPVVLCDARDRDSGKEVLIRLVEYAGRMHTARLLDSVG; from the coding sequence ATGGCCTACGAGCGCTCTGAGAGCACCGGCGGCGGCGCGGACTCCACCGCCCTCGCACTGAAGATCCTGGTCGCCGGCGGATTCGGCGTCGGAAAGACCACCCTGGTGGGGGCGGTCAGCGAGATACGGCCGCTGCGGACGGAGGAAAGGCTCAGCCGCGCCGGGGAGTCGGTGGACGACACGGGCGGAGTCGACCAGAAAAGCACCACGACGGTGGCCATGGACTTCGGCCGCATCACGATCCGCTCCGGACTCTCCCTGTACCTCTTCGGGACTCCGGGGCAGGACCGGTTCTGGTTCCTCTGGGACGAGCTGTCACAGGGCGCGCTGGGCGCCGTCGTCCTCGCCGACACCCGCCGGCTGGAGGACTGCTTCCCCGCCGTGGACTACTTCGAGCGCCGCCGTATCCCGTTCGTCGTCGCCGTCAACTGCTTTCCCGGTGCCCGGAGCTACGGCGCCCACGAGGTGTCGCGGGCGCTCGACCTGGACCGAGGGACGCCGGTCGTGCTGTGCGACGCGCGGGATCGGGACTCGGGCAAGGAGGTACTCATCCGGTTGGTCGAGTACGCGGGCCGGATGCACACCGCCCGGCTGCTCGACTCGGTCGGCTGA
- a CDS encoding DUF742 domain-containing protein, producing MNDDTTGHGPGTQGGHWYDADAGPLVRPYAMTGGRTRPGPSNVRFDLIALVVVDDDPPDRAEETFLGPEHRTLLALCRAETQSVAELAAEAGLPVGVVRVLLGDLLEAGLVRVSRPVPPAQLPDERILREVIDGLRAL from the coding sequence ATGAACGACGACACGACCGGTCACGGACCGGGAACCCAGGGCGGACACTGGTACGACGCGGACGCCGGGCCGCTCGTCCGCCCGTACGCGATGACCGGCGGCCGCACCCGACCGGGGCCGAGCAACGTGCGGTTCGACCTCATCGCCCTCGTCGTCGTGGACGACGACCCGCCCGACCGGGCAGAGGAGACCTTCCTCGGTCCGGAACACCGGACGCTGCTCGCCCTGTGCCGCGCCGAGACCCAGTCGGTCGCGGAGCTCGCCGCCGAGGCCGGCCTGCCCGTCGGCGTCGTACGGGTCCTCCTCGGCGACCTCCTCGAAGCCGGCCTGGTCAGGGTGAGCAGGCCCGTACCGCCCGCGCAGTTGCCCGACGAACGGATACTGAGGGAAGTAATCGATGGCCTACGAGCGCTCTGA
- a CDS encoding roadblock/LC7 domain-containing protein, producing the protein MIDHERISHHRSGEPDWLLDDLVVRVREVRHAVVLSDDGLAVGSSSGLSREDAEHLAAIASGFHSLAKGAGRQFHTGGVRQTMVEMDDGFLFVAAAGDGSCLAVLSSVHADIGLIAYEMARLVKRVGEHLHTPPRLTATTPPAVG; encoded by the coding sequence ATGATCGACCACGAGAGGATCTCCCACCACCGTTCCGGCGAACCGGACTGGCTCCTGGACGACCTGGTCGTCCGCGTCCGCGAAGTCCGTCACGCGGTCGTGTTGTCCGACGACGGGCTCGCCGTCGGTTCCTCCAGCGGCCTCAGCCGCGAGGACGCCGAACACCTCGCCGCCATCGCCTCCGGGTTCCACAGCCTGGCCAAGGGCGCGGGCCGGCAGTTCCACACCGGCGGTGTGCGCCAGACGATGGTGGAGATGGACGACGGCTTCCTGTTCGTCGCGGCGGCGGGAGACGGTTCCTGCCTCGCCGTCCTCAGCTCGGTGCACGCCGACATCGGTCTCATCGCCTACGAGATGGCCCGCCTGGTGAAGCGGGTCGGCGAGCACCTGCACACACCGCCCCGCCTCACCGCCACCACCCCGCCGGCCGTCGGCTGA
- a CDS encoding sensor histidine kinase encodes MRTPRRNHGGADASAPPRAKTARGRRAHAGPPADEPSLSAPEPGTAGPARPGPFAPRRHRGPRPRTVRAKIVSLLVVPVVSLLALWGFATVTTAQDIARLRLLQRVDTEIREPVAAALTALQEERAAAVRQAAAPGAARAAALRDRMARTDAAVARLRLGERHTVGDTGDLPREVGDRTGTFVAKVDGLVRLRVAAAEGSADTDQVYEEYTAALGAAFAVGGTLTTVEESRSGADARVLLEFARAGEMLAREDALLGTAHLRGRLTAERHRQFTGIVEMRRGLLESAGSELRDADRAAWRGLAEGDAYERLTAAEDRVREAAPGRPAAQASPSAGWDVTHAAVREGLLAIEADARRAAADRADPFGGGALSAAGAAVLLGLAAVVASLMISVRVGRGLVVELISLRNTALDIARRELPSAMRRLRAGQEIDVRAEIPPGPEPEDEIGQVGEALVTVHRAALSAAVERAELAHGISGVFVNLARRSQVLVHRQLNLLDSMERRADDPHELGDLFRLDHLTTRMRRHAESLIILSGAAPGRAWRMPVPLTNVVRAAVSEIEDYARVEVRRLAEAAVVGGAVADLTHLLAELVENAAQFSPPHTKVRISGEPVGNGYALEIEDRGLGMGEETLAEANTRIRQSGTLDLFDSDRLGLFVVSRLSSRHGVKVHLRTSPYGGTTAVVLLPTELLQGALPPGRGRHATPDGPGPSGDASARPPASPAPVSPSDPTTAPPLPRAPRGPAPVATPPEESERCGQHVRPEDFEEPRPSAVGSPPAGVTSLRPRGRPASPPHGPVRIPAPSTGHHRPEPPRAPAPDNGPVGTNGPVPAPAVASPPASRTPAGPADDTCDLPRRVRQSHLVPQLRETPQADSVPAPDERGDDERTPEQVRDRMTAYRDGWERGGGAVTGARRPLGTGFGSESEGEHA; translated from the coding sequence ATGCGAACCCCCCGCAGGAACCACGGCGGTGCCGACGCGTCGGCACCGCCGCGAGCGAAGACGGCGCGCGGGCGGCGTGCCCACGCCGGGCCGCCCGCCGACGAACCGTCGCTGTCCGCACCCGAGCCCGGAACCGCCGGACCGGCCCGGCCCGGCCCGTTCGCTCCGCGCCGACACCGCGGACCGCGCCCCCGCACCGTCCGCGCGAAGATCGTGTCGCTGCTGGTGGTCCCCGTCGTGTCGCTGCTCGCGCTGTGGGGCTTCGCCACCGTCACCACCGCCCAGGACATCGCGCGTCTGCGCCTGCTCCAGCGGGTCGACACCGAGATCCGCGAGCCCGTCGCGGCGGCCCTGACCGCGCTGCAGGAAGAACGCGCCGCGGCCGTCCGTCAGGCCGCCGCGCCCGGCGCCGCCCGCGCCGCGGCGCTCAGGGACAGGATGGCGCGCACCGACGCGGCCGTCGCCCGGCTCCGCCTGGGCGAGCGGCACACGGTCGGGGACACCGGGGATCTTCCGCGCGAGGTCGGTGACCGGACCGGGACGTTCGTCGCCAAGGTCGACGGACTGGTCAGGTTGCGCGTCGCGGCCGCCGAGGGGAGCGCCGACACCGACCAGGTGTACGAGGAGTACACCGCTGCCCTCGGCGCGGCCTTCGCGGTCGGCGGAACGCTCACCACCGTGGAGGAGAGCCGGTCCGGCGCCGACGCGCGCGTCCTCCTCGAATTCGCCCGGGCCGGCGAGATGCTCGCCCGCGAGGACGCCCTGCTCGGCACCGCACACCTCCGCGGGCGGCTGACCGCCGAGAGACACCGGCAGTTCACCGGCATCGTCGAGATGCGCCGCGGCCTCCTGGAATCGGCCGGTTCCGAGCTGCGCGACGCCGACCGGGCCGCCTGGCGCGGGCTCGCCGAAGGCGACGCGTACGAGCGGCTCACCGCCGCCGAGGACCGGGTCCGTGAGGCTGCCCCCGGACGTCCGGCGGCCCAGGCGTCCCCTTCCGCGGGCTGGGACGTCACCCACGCGGCCGTGCGGGAAGGGCTGCTCGCGATCGAGGCCGACGCGCGCCGTGCCGCCGCCGACCGCGCCGACCCGTTCGGGGGCGGCGCCCTGTCGGCCGCGGGCGCGGCGGTCCTGCTCGGACTCGCCGCGGTCGTCGCCTCTCTCATGATCTCCGTACGCGTCGGCCGCGGTCTCGTCGTCGAGCTGATCAGCCTGCGCAACACGGCGTTGGACATCGCCCGGCGCGAACTGCCCTCCGCCATGAGACGGCTGAGAGCAGGGCAGGAGATCGACGTCCGTGCCGAGATCCCGCCCGGCCCCGAGCCCGAGGACGAGATCGGTCAGGTCGGCGAGGCCCTCGTCACCGTGCACCGCGCGGCGCTCTCCGCCGCTGTCGAGCGCGCCGAACTCGCCCACGGCATCTCCGGTGTCTTCGTCAACCTCGCCCGGCGCAGCCAGGTCCTGGTCCACCGTCAGCTCAACCTCCTGGACAGCATGGAGCGCCGGGCCGACGACCCCCACGAGCTCGGCGACCTCTTCCGGCTCGACCACCTGACCACCCGGATGCGTCGCCATGCCGAGAGCCTGATCATCCTCTCGGGCGCCGCCCCGGGCCGGGCCTGGCGGATGCCCGTCCCCCTGACCAACGTCGTCCGGGCCGCCGTCTCGGAGATCGAGGACTACGCGCGCGTCGAGGTACGGAGACTGGCCGAGGCGGCCGTCGTCGGCGGAGCCGTCGCCGACCTCACCCACCTCCTCGCCGAACTCGTCGAGAACGCCGCCCAGTTCTCGCCGCCGCACACCAAGGTGCGGATCAGCGGCGAGCCGGTCGGCAACGGATACGCCCTGGAGATCGAGGACCGCGGCCTCGGCATGGGCGAGGAGACGCTCGCCGAGGCCAACACGAGGATCCGGCAGTCCGGGACGCTCGACCTCTTCGACAGCGACCGCCTGGGCTTGTTCGTCGTCAGCCGGCTCTCCTCGCGCCACGGCGTCAAGGTCCATCTGCGGACCTCGCCCTACGGAGGGACGACGGCCGTCGTCCTGCTCCCCACCGAACTGCTCCAGGGCGCGCTGCCGCCCGGCAGGGGCAGGCACGCGACGCCGGACGGCCCGGGTCCGTCCGGGGACGCGTCCGCGCGGCCCCCCGCCTCCCCGGCGCCGGTGTCACCCTCCGATCCCACGACCGCCCCGCCGCTGCCCCGTGCCCCCCGGGGCCCCGCCCCCGTCGCGACCCCGCCCGAGGAGTCCGAACGGTGCGGACAGCACGTACGCCCCGAGGACTTCGAGGAACCGCGCCCGAGCGCCGTCGGGTCGCCCCCCGCCGGAGTCACCTCGCTGCGCCCGCGCGGCCGCCCGGCCTCGCCGCCGCACGGACCCGTCCGGATACCCGCGCCGTCGACGGGACACCACCGCCCCGAGCCGCCACGAGCACCCGCCCCCGACAACGGACCGGTGGGGACGAACGGGCCCGTGCCGGCGCCGGCCGTAGCGTCCCCGCCCGCATCCCGCACCCCGGCCGGGCCCGCGGACGACACCTGCGACCTGCCCCGCCGGGTGCGCCAGTCCCATCTCGTCCCGCAGTTGCGGGAGACGCCCCAGGCCGATTCCGTGCCCGCTCCAGACGAGCGGGGCGACGACGAACGTACCCCCGAACAGGTGAGAGACCGCATGACCGCCTACCGCGACGGCTGGGAGCGGGGAGGCGGCGCGGTCACCGGTGCCAGACGCCCCCTCGGAACCGGATTCGGCAGTGAAAGTGAAGGAGAGCACGCATGA